The following coding sequences are from one Methanomassiliicoccales archaeon window:
- a CDS encoding tripartite tricarboxylate transporter permease encodes MFGVDLLLVFYFTLFGMGLGTLSGLAPGIHVNTLAILLLMTVPSLYPMLDGICQSAGSPVPPALLISCTILSAAICHSFLDFIPSLIMGVPDETECLSVLPSHRLLLEGRGLCALQAAAQGSLVGAMAGIIVLMPLPLVYRQAIDLLLSLVPMIPWLLLFVPFLLVWAEGGKADPKAELDMRDGGSSFTETISLKRHVPVHGDSARVIGELRRRHGRWEVRTPMQTFRVRGRGFDPGHQKLLGHWTVRKDRLPIITWCVLLFFASGALGVMAMDGLVPGDDLWRGMEGNMLMPLFTGLFGLPLLIGSSRGRMPEQNDDPGDPPSVLGALKGSFMGGLVGWLPGVTATAGAVLTTMLPRSGENGPDGFISMVSAVGTGAAVLGLGTLLLLGKGRSGTLLAMQVATPSLAVDSLPALLLCVLTASLLSYWLTMKLGARLLRQAQGRDLGMLNQVALVGMVLLSFLLAGPGGLVLLFLSTVLGSVPAKLGVSRVHLTGCLLLPILLYYFAPFLR; translated from the coding sequence GTGTTCGGGGTCGATCTGCTGCTGGTGTTCTATTTCACCCTGTTCGGTATGGGGCTGGGGACGTTGTCGGGGTTAGCTCCAGGCATCCACGTGAACACCTTGGCCATCCTGCTGCTCATGACCGTTCCCTCGCTCTACCCCATGCTGGACGGCATATGCCAAAGCGCGGGGTCACCGGTACCGCCCGCCCTGCTGATCTCCTGCACCATTCTCTCCGCCGCCATCTGCCACTCCTTTCTGGACTTCATCCCCTCGCTGATCATGGGCGTGCCGGACGAGACGGAATGCCTGTCGGTCCTGCCTTCCCACCGTCTTCTGTTAGAGGGGAGGGGATTGTGCGCCTTGCAGGCGGCGGCGCAGGGCAGTCTGGTAGGGGCCATGGCCGGCATCATCGTTCTCATGCCCCTGCCGTTGGTTTACCGTCAGGCCATCGACCTTCTGCTATCATTGGTACCGATGATACCCTGGCTGCTGCTGTTCGTTCCTTTCCTCCTCGTTTGGGCGGAGGGGGGAAAGGCTGATCCGAAGGCGGAACTGGACATGCGCGACGGTGGATCATCCTTCACCGAGACGATCTCTCTGAAAAGACATGTGCCGGTGCACGGCGACTCCGCCAGGGTGATCGGCGAGCTGCGCCGGCGTCATGGGCGATGGGAGGTGCGCACGCCGATGCAGACGTTCAGGGTGCGTGGCAGAGGTTTCGATCCAGGACATCAGAAACTGCTCGGCCATTGGACCGTACGTAAGGACCGCCTCCCCATCATCACCTGGTGCGTTCTGCTCTTTTTTGCCTCGGGAGCACTGGGCGTCATGGCCATGGACGGCCTGGTCCCCGGTGATGACCTGTGGAGAGGAATGGAGGGCAACATGCTCATGCCCCTGTTCACCGGCCTGTTCGGGCTGCCGCTGCTCATCGGTTCCAGTCGAGGCCGGATGCCGGAGCAGAATGACGACCCCGGCGATCCTCCTTCGGTGCTTGGGGCGCTGAAAGGCTCGTTCATGGGCGGCCTGGTCGGCTGGCTGCCTGGGGTAACGGCCACCGCCGGGGCAGTGCTTACCACAATGCTGCCCCGCTCCGGCGAGAATGGACCGGATGGTTTCATCTCCATGGTTTCCGCCGTGGGCACCGGAGCGGCGGTGCTGGGATTGGGAACGCTGCTGCTGTTGGGAAAAGGGAGAAGCGGGACGTTATTGGCTATGCAGGTGGCCACACCATCCCTCGCCGTGGACTCGCTTCCAGCGCTGCTGCTGTGCGTGCTCACCGCATCCCTGCTGTCATATTGGCTGACGATGAAGCTGGGGGCACGGTTACTGCGCCAAGCGCAGGGACGGGACCTGGGCATGCTGAACCAGGTGGCGCTGGTCGGCATGGTGCTCCTTTCCTTCCTTTTGGCCGGACCGGGCGGCCTGGTGCTCCTCTTCCTGTCCACCGTGCTCGGCAGCGTACCGGCCAAGCTGGGCGTGAGCCGGGTGCATCTGACCGGCTGCCTGCTGCTGCCCATCCTTCTCTATTACTTCGCCCCGTTCTTGCGGTAG
- a CDS encoding ATP-binding cassette domain-containing protein: MPAVKAVGLTKLFGELRAVDAIDFEIEEGECFGFLGPNGAGKSTTMRMIHCGSPLTSGKLEVLGMDVTVDSRRIKEAIGVAPQENNLDPDFTVGRNLTVYGRYFDIPKKEAEERADRLLEFMQLTEKRNEKIQEISGGMKRRLIIARAMVNDPRLLILDEPTTGLDPQARHLIWEKVRELKRKKVTVILTTHYMDEAERLCDRLVIMDHGKIILQGRPRELIDRIIGTDVVEIDTPTDELESYVKGKGWQYERTIDRLLIYTNEGQKVAAELKEHFSLSYYLIRNATLEDVFLRSTGRGLIE; encoded by the coding sequence ATGCCAGCGGTGAAGGCGGTAGGACTGACCAAGCTCTTCGGGGAGCTGCGTGCAGTGGACGCCATAGACTTCGAGATCGAGGAGGGCGAATGCTTCGGCTTCCTCGGCCCTAACGGCGCCGGCAAAAGCACCACCATGCGCATGATACACTGCGGCAGCCCGTTGACCTCTGGGAAACTGGAGGTACTGGGCATGGACGTGACGGTCGACTCCCGCCGGATAAAAGAGGCCATAGGCGTCGCCCCGCAGGAGAACAATCTGGACCCCGATTTCACCGTCGGCCGGAACCTGACGGTGTACGGACGCTACTTCGACATACCGAAGAAGGAGGCGGAGGAGAGGGCGGACCGTCTTTTGGAGTTCATGCAGCTGACCGAGAAGAGGAACGAGAAGATCCAGGAGATCTCCGGGGGCATGAAGCGCCGGCTGATAATCGCCCGCGCCATGGTGAACGACCCCCGGCTGCTCATTCTGGACGAACCGACGACCGGGTTGGACCCCCAGGCCAGGCACCTGATATGGGAGAAGGTGCGGGAGCTGAAGCGCAAGAAGGTAACGGTCATCCTCACCACGCATTACATGGACGAGGCGGAGCGTCTGTGCGACCGTTTGGTCATCATGGACCACGGCAAGATCATCCTGCAGGGACGGCCGCGGGAGCTCATCGACCGGATCATCGGCACCGACGTGGTGGAGATAGACACTCCCACGGACGAACTGGAATCCTACGTCAAGGGAAAGGGATGGCAGTACGAAAGAACGATCGATCGCCTGCTGATCTATACCAACGAAGGGCAGAAGGTCGCGGCTGAGCTGAAAGAGCATTTCTCCCTGAGCTACTATCTCATCAGGAACGCCACCCTGGAGGACGTGTTCCTGCGCTCTACGGGCAGGGGTTTGATCGAATGA
- a CDS encoding ABC transporter permease, translating to MNIISNISWRSLALWKRNRDVFLTTWKTNFLPPFLEPILYLLAMGLGFGALIQADIVYNGQSVEYIKFLAPGLVSISIMYGAFFECSYGSFVRMYYQKTFDAILATPLSLEDIIAGEILWGATKSFINATIVLGVVAVLGYAEVPGLMLVPLVAFAGGFLFASLAMLFTSLVPNLDSFNYPFFLFITPMFLFSGTFFPLSVLPQWGQQLAMTLPLTHITSLVRDLSYNILSVDSLVSMIYILGMSAIVFLASVYLMKRRLVK from the coding sequence ATGAACATCATCTCCAACATATCCTGGCGTTCCCTGGCCCTCTGGAAACGCAACCGGGACGTTTTCCTCACCACCTGGAAGACCAATTTCCTGCCACCGTTCCTGGAACCGATACTATACTTGTTGGCCATGGGCCTGGGGTTCGGGGCGCTCATACAGGCGGACATCGTCTATAACGGTCAAAGCGTGGAATACATCAAGTTCCTGGCACCGGGCCTCGTCTCCATCAGCATCATGTACGGAGCGTTCTTCGAATGCTCCTACGGCTCCTTCGTCCGCATGTATTACCAAAAAACGTTCGACGCCATCTTGGCCACGCCCCTCTCATTGGAGGACATCATCGCCGGCGAGATCCTGTGGGGAGCTACCAAGAGCTTCATCAACGCCACCATAGTGCTGGGCGTGGTGGCCGTGCTGGGATACGCCGAGGTACCGGGATTGATGCTGGTGCCCTTGGTGGCCTTTGCCGGAGGGTTCCTGTTCGCCTCGCTAGCAATGCTGTTCACCTCCCTGGTCCCCAATCTGGATTCCTTCAACTATCCCTTCTTCCTGTTCATCACGCCCATGTTCCTGTTCAGCGGGACGTTCTTCCCTCTGAGCGTGCTTCCGCAGTGGGGGCAGCAGTTGGCCATGACGTTGCCGCTAACGCACATCACCAGTTTGGTCCGGGACCTGTCGTACAACATATTGAGCGTAGACTCGCTGGTCAGCATGATCTACATACTGGGAATGTCCGCGATCGTCTTCCTGGCATCGGTCTACCTGATGAAGAGAAGATTGGTCAAGTGA
- the hpt gene encoding hypoxanthine/guanine phosphoribosyltransferase, with translation MSIRYDMVTRTMLERLKDSLEHSPVVLFGNYPYFVNPITDGIPSMDPQVLDEVLDRIYDICDFQCDLIVGAEAMAIPLIVPLALMTGIPYNVVRKKKYGLPGEVSVRQTTGYSEKDLYINGLKEGDRVVIVDDVISTGGTLKAIVQALKAMGVEVTDIIVVVQKTDGLERLEAELGMKIKTLVRVDVKDGKVRVLT, from the coding sequence ATGAGCATAAGATACGATATGGTGACGAGGACCATGCTGGAAAGATTGAAGGACAGCCTGGAGCACAGCCCTGTGGTGCTCTTCGGCAATTACCCGTATTTCGTAAACCCCATCACCGACGGCATCCCGTCCATGGACCCGCAGGTGCTGGACGAGGTACTGGACCGCATCTACGACATCTGCGACTTTCAATGCGATCTCATCGTAGGGGCGGAGGCCATGGCCATCCCGCTCATCGTGCCGCTGGCGCTCATGACCGGCATACCCTATAACGTGGTGCGTAAGAAAAAATACGGCCTGCCAGGCGAGGTCAGCGTGCGCCAGACGACGGGTTATTCGGAGAAGGACCTCTACATCAACGGTCTGAAGGAAGGGGACCGGGTGGTCATCGTGGATGACGTGATCAGCACCGGGGGAACGCTGAAGGCCATCGTCCAGGCGTTAAAGGCCATGGGAGTGGAGGTCACCGACATCATAGTGGTGGTGCAGAAGACCGATGGCCTGGAGCGATTGGAAGCGGAGCTGGGCATGAAGATCAAGACCCTGGTGCGGGTAGATGTAAAGGACGGGAAGGTCCGCGTGCTCACTTGA
- a CDS encoding phosphoribosyltransferase encodes MDNPESFKCKLVTWNEIASWTEAVANDIDDDGFKPTVVIGLTRGGWVPARLICDHLQVKRLYAVKTEHWGITANHDGKALLTQELNAIIEGEQVLIVDDITDTGESLALAEAHLMKMGPKEVRTTTLLHITHSKTEPNYYEVEVPKEDWTWFIFPWNLHEDLRTILPKTLYEPKTVLGVQQAFKKQFQIDVPEELLRRTIRHLAAQGVLKKKGAKWHKTNGDAPLPLK; translated from the coding sequence ATGGACAATCCTGAGAGTTTCAAGTGTAAGTTGGTGACCTGGAACGAGATCGCCAGTTGGACCGAGGCAGTGGCGAACGACATCGATGATGATGGTTTCAAACCAACGGTCGTCATCGGCCTTACCAGGGGAGGATGGGTGCCCGCCAGGCTCATCTGCGACCATCTTCAGGTCAAGCGTCTTTACGCCGTCAAGACCGAACATTGGGGCATCACTGCCAATCATGACGGCAAGGCCCTATTAACTCAGGAGCTCAACGCCATCATCGAGGGCGAGCAGGTACTGATCGTCGATGACATCACCGATACCGGAGAGAGCCTGGCCCTGGCCGAGGCCCATCTGATGAAGATGGGTCCCAAAGAGGTCCGAACGACCACGCTATTGCACATCACCCATTCCAAGACGGAGCCGAACTATTACGAGGTGGAGGTGCCCAAGGAGGACTGGACCTGGTTCATCTTCCCCTGGAACCTTCATGAGGACCTGCGGACCATACTACCGAAGACGCTGTACGAACCGAAGACCGTTCTGGGGGTTCAGCAGGCCTTCAAGAAGCAGTTCCAGATCGATGTTCCCGAAGAGCTACTACGGCGGACCATCCGGCACCTGGCGGCCCAGGGCGTCCTGAAGAAGAAGGGCGCCAAGTGGCACAAGACCAACGGTGACGCGCCGCTGCCCCTGAAGTGA
- the ade gene encoding adenine deaminase: MSRREVSGQLVDVISGSITPARVIMEHGKYAEIVVLPEAPRQFLLPGFIDAHIHIESSQLCPSRFAQAVVPHGTTTVVSDPHEIANVLGVPGIDYMLNDAEGVPLRIFLTVPSCVPATMYETSGASIEVLDIERMLKDRRFVALGEVMDYKGVLVDDPRIMDKVRAARKLWRNVDGHSPGLVGPDLVKYINAGISTDHECLTADEAEEKYFLGMWIQVREGSASRDLLPLMPFAKGHECMLVSDDLRAADISNGHLELLLRKAVALGMSPIHAIRAVTAWPAWHYGLKGGNIVVGSRADLVVVDDLKDFNVKQVYIAGELVAEEGRPLFEATPKKCPLAIMTQDLAAPELQLKAEGRRVSARIIEVIPDQIESRSIITELPVHDGVVQADIRQDVLLMAVVNRYKRMPPSLGFVKGFGLKRGALASSVAHDSHNLLVVGASAEEMARAVNAVSRSGGYAAVDGERLEQLPLDAAGLMSTASPEQVVSRELVLLEMLKDMGCLLPAPFMTLSFQSLLVVPELKMSDRGLFDTVLGEFVDPLL, translated from the coding sequence ATGAGCAGGAGGGAGGTAAGCGGGCAGCTGGTGGACGTGATCTCCGGAAGCATCACCCCGGCCAGGGTGATCATGGAGCATGGTAAGTATGCTGAGATCGTCGTTCTACCAGAAGCGCCTCGGCAATTTCTTCTTCCGGGGTTCATCGACGCCCATATACACATCGAATCGTCGCAGCTCTGCCCTTCCCGCTTCGCCCAGGCCGTGGTCCCGCATGGCACCACGACGGTGGTGTCCGACCCGCACGAGATCGCCAATGTATTGGGCGTGCCAGGCATCGATTATATGCTGAACGATGCCGAAGGGGTCCCCCTGCGTATCTTCCTCACCGTCCCTTCCTGCGTACCTGCCACCATGTACGAGACCTCCGGGGCGTCCATCGAGGTGCTGGACATCGAACGGATGCTCAAGGACCGCCGTTTCGTCGCCTTGGGCGAGGTCATGGATTACAAGGGGGTGCTTGTTGACGACCCCCGCATCATGGACAAGGTCCGGGCTGCTAGGAAGCTCTGGAGGAACGTGGACGGCCACAGCCCTGGGCTGGTGGGCCCCGACCTGGTCAAGTACATCAATGCCGGGATATCCACGGACCACGAGTGCCTGACGGCGGACGAGGCCGAGGAGAAGTACTTCCTGGGAATGTGGATCCAAGTGCGAGAGGGCAGCGCCTCCCGCGATCTTCTCCCTCTGATGCCTTTCGCCAAAGGGCACGAATGCATGCTGGTATCGGACGATCTGCGCGCGGCGGACATCAGCAACGGCCACCTGGAACTGCTGTTGCGAAAGGCGGTGGCCCTGGGCATGTCACCCATTCACGCCATCAGAGCGGTGACCGCCTGGCCGGCATGGCATTACGGTCTGAAGGGAGGGAACATCGTCGTTGGAAGCAGGGCCGACCTGGTCGTGGTGGACGACCTCAAGGATTTCAATGTCAAGCAGGTCTACATCGCCGGCGAGCTGGTGGCCGAAGAAGGACGTCCGCTGTTCGAAGCCACACCTAAGAAATGCCCGCTGGCCATTATGACCCAGGACCTCGCCGCGCCGGAACTTCAACTAAAAGCTGAAGGCAGGCGGGTCTCCGCCAGGATCATCGAGGTCATTCCTGACCAGATCGAGAGCCGTTCCATCATCACCGAACTGCCGGTGCATGACGGCGTTGTCCAAGCGGACATCCGTCAGGACGTGCTGCTGATGGCGGTGGTCAACCGTTACAAGAGAATGCCGCCATCGTTGGGTTTCGTAAAAGGGTTCGGTCTGAAAAGGGGAGCTTTGGCATCCTCGGTGGCTCATGATTCCCATAACCTATTGGTGGTGGGCGCATCCGCGGAGGAGATGGCCAGGGCGGTCAACGCAGTATCCCGGAGCGGCGGGTACGCGGCGGTCGACGGAGAACGTCTGGAACAGCTTCCCCTGGATGCGGCCGGGCTCATGAGCACGGCCTCTCCGGAACAGGTCGTCTCCCGCGAGCTAGTGCTTCTGGAGATGCTCAAGGACATGGGCTGCCTTTTGCCAGCACCGTTCATGACCCTCTCGTTCCAATCCCTGCTGGTGGTACCGGAACTGAAAATGAGCGACCGCGGCCTATTCGATACCGTGCTGGGAGAGTTTGTCGATCCGCTCCTCTGA
- a CDS encoding RNA repair domain-containing protein — protein MTYPRDILNEIKWGGGGLSLVVITYLHRGAPGDLTSIRGEEIVELGRSFFSTRESKIPYHRIRRIENDGEEVFHL, from the coding sequence ATGACCTATCCCAGGGATATCCTGAACGAGATCAAATGGGGAGGGGGCGGACTTTCGCTGGTGGTCATCACCTACCTGCACCGTGGTGCACCGGGTGATCTCACCAGTATCAGAGGGGAGGAGATAGTGGAACTGGGGCGATCGTTCTTCTCGACCCGTGAGAGCAAGATACCATATCATCGGATAAGAAGAATTGAAAATGATGGGGAAGAGGTTTTCCACCTTTAG
- a CDS encoding C15orf41 family protein, with amino-acid sequence MKNEDFRYLYDRLNEPSDIDILSKELGLDQELLNVIYSQRTVRETTKKFYKVQRNSQRMVQSWKNGETLMDISRKYEFPPILTGLMIYQESGRSKKQYWAMVRNPETIEDLELRRQIEEITKADLIYSPEASEKQYLRGTWGEKNLQDWLDGQGITYRTENELRGEFPKTPDALLDKPIMVNGWKVNWIESKATFGDRTEVNKNIRKQLAPYVQLFGQGLVVYWFGFVDEITSEEGIYITDSSLTHLNCKPAD; translated from the coding sequence ATGAAGAATGAGGATTTCAGATACCTGTACGATCGATTGAACGAACCCTCTGATATCGACATACTTTCTAAGGAGCTAGGCCTGGATCAGGAGCTTTTGAACGTTATTTACAGCCAGAGGACCGTTCGCGAGACCACCAAGAAGTTCTACAAGGTGCAGCGCAACAGTCAGAGGATGGTGCAGTCCTGGAAGAACGGGGAGACCCTGATGGACATATCCCGAAAATACGAGTTCCCGCCCATTCTCACGGGGCTCATGATATACCAGGAGTCCGGACGTTCCAAGAAGCAGTACTGGGCCATGGTGCGCAACCCCGAGACCATCGAGGACCTGGAACTGAGGAGGCAGATCGAGGAGATCACCAAGGCGGACCTCATATATTCCCCTGAAGCGTCCGAGAAGCAATATCTGAGAGGAACCTGGGGTGAGAAGAACCTGCAGGATTGGCTGGACGGTCAAGGCATCACCTACCGCACGGAGAACGAACTGCGCGGAGAGTTCCCCAAGACCCCGGACGCTCTTTTGGACAAGCCCATAATGGTCAACGGTTGGAAGGTGAACTGGATAGAGTCAAAGGCCACCTTCGGGGACCGAACCGAGGTCAATAAGAACATACGGAAGCAGCTGGCACCTTACGTGCAGCTCTTCGGACAGGGACTCGTAGTGTACTGGTTCGGTTTTGTGGACGAGATCACCAGCGAGGAAGGCATATACATCACCGATTCCTCACTGACCCACTTGAACTGCAAACCGGCGGACTGA
- a CDS encoding PD-(D/E)XK nuclease family protein, which yields MYQAETISASDLERYGYCPLSWWLGRQTQMHSQDLDEGDKVHKEKADEYRRIRHIEQTAWDWERMVFLFSLVATVLAVTGLSLMRIGDSADWGWLLSLLSIIWFFAVIAMLYLSAQRGRAIIKVRRLQVVAILGLMLMAVAMNIGSLIETDPMVSMIMEALALLWLMAASFALYLSLNAAQQAKEWRWEQGLEGEIHYVGTNSSPIYYSEKHGLRGRPDFVLEIDGQLIPGDLKTGRTPRGPLFSHIMQVAAYCLLIAEESGKRPPYGLLRYGDVEHEIEFSEELETLLLSKLEEMRGILRSGEAHRNHGRPGKCASCSRRDACTERLV from the coding sequence ATGTACCAGGCGGAAACCATATCTGCCAGCGATTTAGAGCGGTACGGCTATTGTCCGCTCAGCTGGTGGTTGGGCCGTCAAACGCAGATGCATAGCCAGGACCTGGACGAAGGCGACAAGGTCCATAAGGAAAAGGCGGACGAGTACCGTCGGATACGACATATCGAGCAGACCGCCTGGGACTGGGAACGCATGGTGTTCTTATTTTCTCTGGTGGCAACAGTACTGGCTGTCACAGGGCTTTCCTTGATGAGGATCGGGGACAGCGCTGACTGGGGATGGTTGCTCTCTCTGCTCAGCATCATCTGGTTCTTCGCCGTCATCGCCATGCTATACTTATCGGCCCAGAGGGGAAGGGCCATCATCAAGGTCCGCCGTCTGCAGGTCGTGGCCATACTGGGACTGATGCTCATGGCCGTGGCCATGAACATCGGGAGTCTGATCGAGACCGATCCAATGGTCTCCATGATAATGGAGGCGCTGGCGCTGCTCTGGCTTATGGCGGCTTCCTTTGCCTTGTACCTGTCCTTGAACGCGGCCCAACAGGCCAAGGAATGGAGGTGGGAGCAAGGGCTGGAGGGAGAGATCCATTACGTAGGCACGAACAGCTCGCCCATTTATTATTCCGAAAAGCACGGGCTGAGAGGCCGACCCGATTTCGTTCTGGAGATCGACGGCCAGCTGATACCGGGAGACCTGAAGACCGGCAGGACCCCGCGCGGTCCCCTGTTCTCCCATATCATGCAGGTGGCGGCATACTGCCTTTTGATCGCCGAAGAGTCCGGTAAAAGACCTCCATACGGTCTGCTGAGGTATGGGGACGTGGAGCACGAGATCGAGTTCAGCGAGGAGTTGGAGACCCTGTTGCTCAGTAAATTGGAGGAGATGAGGGGTATCCTTAGGAGCGGGGAGGCCCACCGCAACCATGGCCGTCCAGGCAAGTGCGCTTCCTGCTCCAGGCGGGACGCCTGCACGGAAAGGTTGGTCTAG
- the glmS gene encoding glutamine--fructose-6-phosphate transaminase (isomerizing), with protein MCGIIGYSGHRRAAEVLMEGLKRLEYRGYDSAGVAMVEDGRLVLVKRQGELDVLKGVIPRFEGRTGIGHTRWATCGRPSDQNAHPFLSCDGKLAIVHNGIIENYAALKIRLESEGHHFTSETDTEVLIHLLEGHYHGDLRQALADMVKEIQGTYAIAAVREGGTEIAAARKENPLVVGLGVNENFLASDVTAFLSYTNKVLYIMDGETVSLTPAGVTVYDSQGELVKREPSLITWSAEDAQKGGFEHFMLKEIFEGPNAIHNTLLGALDMIENGEILSRTDFQTVKVVACGSSFHAAMVGKYALEEFAGVPTTLELASEYRYSPGAKEAPLVILITQSGETADTLAAAREARRRGCRTLAVTNVVGSTITREVDEVMYTRAGPEIGVAATKTFLTQLLAMYLLSIRIGYAKGTLSHDSMRGALSSLRQSANMVQSVLNRVHEIEEASKMIDSAQHCFFIGRNINYPTMLEGALKLKEISYIHAEGFAAGELKHGPLALLDSSTPVIAVAIKGDHTYEKMLANVSEVAARDSPVLGVGSEGDTELARLCERMIFVPQVKPVFSPIPVTVALQILSYYVAKRRGCSIDKPKNLAKSVTVE; from the coding sequence ATGTGCGGCATAATCGGATATTCGGGTCACCGTAGGGCGGCGGAGGTGCTCATGGAAGGACTGAAACGCCTGGAGTATCGGGGCTACGACTCCGCGGGCGTGGCCATGGTGGAGGACGGCCGTTTGGTCCTGGTCAAGCGCCAGGGGGAACTCGACGTTCTAAAAGGGGTGATCCCCCGATTCGAGGGACGGACAGGCATCGGTCACACCCGCTGGGCCACCTGCGGTCGCCCCTCCGATCAGAACGCCCATCCGTTCCTATCGTGCGATGGCAAGCTCGCTATCGTGCACAACGGCATAATAGAGAACTATGCCGCGCTGAAGATCAGATTGGAGTCCGAGGGACATCATTTCACCTCGGAAACTGACACGGAAGTATTGATCCACCTGCTGGAAGGACACTATCATGGTGACCTGCGTCAGGCTTTGGCCGATATGGTCAAGGAGATACAGGGCACCTATGCCATCGCCGCGGTGCGCGAAGGGGGCACGGAGATAGCCGCTGCCAGGAAAGAGAACCCATTGGTGGTCGGTCTGGGGGTCAACGAGAACTTCCTGGCCTCGGACGTGACCGCGTTCCTGTCCTATACGAACAAGGTGCTTTACATCATGGATGGGGAAACGGTGTCCCTGACACCAGCTGGGGTAACGGTCTACGATTCCCAGGGAGAACTGGTGAAGCGCGAACCGTCGTTGATCACCTGGTCCGCTGAGGATGCCCAGAAGGGCGGTTTCGAGCACTTCATGCTCAAAGAGATATTCGAAGGCCCGAACGCCATCCATAACACCCTTTTAGGGGCTCTGGACATGATAGAGAACGGCGAGATCCTGTCCCGTACCGACTTCCAGACGGTGAAGGTGGTGGCCTGCGGCTCTTCGTTCCATGCGGCCATGGTAGGCAAGTACGCCTTGGAGGAGTTCGCCGGCGTACCGACCACTCTCGAACTTGCCTCCGAATATCGTTACTCACCGGGGGCCAAGGAGGCCCCGCTGGTCATTCTCATCACCCAGAGCGGGGAGACCGCGGATACTCTGGCCGCGGCCAGGGAGGCCCGGCGCCGGGGCTGCCGGACATTGGCGGTGACGAACGTGGTGGGTTCGACCATCACCCGCGAGGTGGATGAGGTGATGTACACCAGAGCCGGCCCGGAGATCGGGGTGGCGGCGACAAAGACCTTCCTCACACAGCTGCTGGCCATGTATCTATTATCCATTCGGATCGGATATGCCAAGGGCACCTTGAGCCATGATTCCATGCGAGGCGCCCTCTCTTCCCTGCGCCAATCGGCCAACATGGTGCAGTCGGTGCTTAACCGCGTTCATGAGATCGAGGAAGCCAGCAAGATGATCGACTCGGCACAGCACTGCTTCTTCATCGGCCGTAACATAAATTATCCCACCATGCTAGAGGGTGCGCTGAAGCTCAAGGAGATATCCTACATACACGCGGAGGGTTTCGCCGCCGGGGAGCTCAAGCACGGTCCATTGGCCCTATTGGACTCATCTACGCCGGTGATCGCCGTGGCGATCAAGGGTGATCATACCTACGAAAAGATGTTGGCCAACGTTTCGGAGGTGGCCGCCCGGGACAGTCCGGTCCTGGGAGTAGGTAGTGAAGGCGATACCGAATTGGCCCGTTTGTGCGAGCGCATGATATTCGTTCCGCAGGTGAAACCGGTGTTCTCTCCCATCCCGGTCACCGTGGCATTGCAGATCCTCTCCTACTACGTGGCGAAGAGGCGGGGGTGCTCCATTGACAAACCCAAGAACCTGGCCAAGAGCGTGACCGTGGAGTGA